A window of Marinobacter salarius contains these coding sequences:
- the ndk gene encoding nucleoside-diphosphate kinase → MSNERTLSIIKPDAVAKNVIGEIYTRFEKADLTIVAAKMMHLTQEQAEGFYAEHKERPFFNDLVAFMTSGPVVVQVLEGNGAILKNRDLMGATNPKEAEAGTIRADFASSIDANAVHGSDSAASAEREIAYFFNDSEICPRG, encoded by the coding sequence ATGTCAAATGAGCGCACGCTCTCGATTATCAAGCCCGATGCAGTCGCAAAAAATGTGATCGGCGAAATCTACACACGCTTCGAAAAAGCGGACCTGACCATCGTCGCTGCGAAAATGATGCACCTGACCCAGGAGCAGGCAGAAGGGTTCTACGCCGAGCACAAGGAGCGCCCGTTTTTTAATGATCTGGTTGCGTTCATGACCTCCGGCCCTGTGGTTGTTCAGGTTCTGGAAGGCAATGGTGCTATCCTGAAGAATCGTGACCTGATGGGAGCAACCAACCCCAAGGAAGCGGAAGCAGGCACCATTCGTGCCGACTTTGCATCTTCAATTGATGCAAACGCTGTTCATGGTTCAGATTCCGCCGCGTCAGCTGAGCGCGAAATTGCGTATTTCTTTAATGACAGTGAGATCTGCCCGCGCGGCTGA
- the rlmN gene encoding 23S rRNA (adenine(2503)-C(2))-methyltransferase RlmN, which translates to MTAVAEKTNLLGMPKAKMEAFFESLGEKRFRATQVLQWIHQRGADDFDQMTNMSRVLREKLKAVAEIRGPEVVYDESSKDGTRKWVMRMDNGNSVETVLIPDGERGTLCVSSQIGCSLDCTFCSTGKRGFNRNLTAAEIIGQVWVARKAFMPFEPGPDRPITNVVMMGMGEPLLNFDNVVDAMNLMMEDLAYGISKRRVTVSTSGVVPALDKLGEVTDVSLAISLHAPNDELRNQLVPLNKKYPIAELLAATRRYLARLPDKRKATIEYTVIEGVNDQPEHARELAVVLRGLPCKINLIPFNPFPESDFRRPSNNATRRFQAVLNEAGFIATVRTTRGDDIDAACGQLVGMVEDRTKRSQRYIQVQQVSP; encoded by the coding sequence ATGACAGCTGTTGCTGAGAAAACCAACCTTCTGGGAATGCCCAAGGCCAAAATGGAGGCCTTTTTTGAGTCCCTGGGGGAGAAGCGTTTCCGCGCAACACAGGTGCTGCAATGGATTCACCAGCGCGGGGCCGATGACTTCGATCAAATGACCAATATGAGTCGGGTGCTGCGGGAAAAGCTGAAGGCCGTTGCGGAAATTCGTGGGCCGGAGGTGGTGTACGACGAGTCCTCCAAAGACGGTACCCGCAAATGGGTCATGCGCATGGACAACGGCAACAGTGTTGAAACCGTGCTCATACCTGACGGCGAGCGCGGCACGCTGTGCGTATCGTCGCAGATTGGCTGCAGCCTCGATTGCACGTTTTGTTCGACGGGCAAGCGTGGATTTAACCGCAATCTTACTGCTGCCGAAATCATCGGGCAGGTCTGGGTTGCGCGTAAGGCGTTCATGCCATTTGAACCCGGCCCGGACCGCCCGATTACCAATGTGGTAATGATGGGGATGGGTGAACCGTTGCTGAACTTCGACAACGTTGTCGATGCCATGAACCTGATGATGGAGGACCTGGCGTACGGCATTTCCAAGCGACGTGTCACCGTCAGCACCTCTGGGGTGGTTCCGGCACTGGACAAATTGGGTGAAGTTACCGATGTTTCACTGGCCATTTCGCTCCATGCGCCCAATGATGAGTTGCGTAACCAGTTGGTGCCGTTGAATAAAAAGTACCCTATTGCGGAGTTGCTGGCAGCGACGCGTCGTTATCTTGCACGCCTGCCTGACAAGCGGAAGGCAACCATTGAGTACACGGTGATTGAAGGCGTTAATGATCAGCCTGAGCACGCCAGGGAACTCGCCGTTGTTCTTCGCGGCCTGCCGTGCAAGATTAACCTGATCCCGTTCAATCCGTTTCCCGAGAGCGATTTTCGCCGTCCCAGTAACAACGCGACCCGCCGTTTCCAGGCAGTCCTGAACGAGGCCGGCTTTATCGCCACGGTGAGAACGACTCGCGGTGACGATATCGACGCAGCCTGTGGTCAGCTGGTAGGGATGGTGGAAGACCGCACCAAGCGTAGTCAGCGTTATATCCAGGTGCAGCAGGTCAGTCCGTAA